The Osmerus eperlanus chromosome 7, fOsmEpe2.1, whole genome shotgun sequence genome includes a region encoding these proteins:
- the fabp4b gene encoding fatty acid binding protein 4b, which translates to MVDQFVGTWKMASSENFDEYMKAVGVGFATRQLGNMAKPNLLFSVDDGVITMKSQSTFKTTEMKFKLNEEFDETTADDRKTKTSMTLENGKLVQKQSWDGKTTILEREIKDGKLIAKCTMDDVVAVRIYEKEA; encoded by the exons ATGGTTGACCAATTTGTCGGAACTTGGAAGATGGCCTCTAGTGAGAATTTTGATGAATATATGAAGGCAGTAG GTGTCGGGTTTGCCACCAGGCAGCTGGGTAACATGGCAAAGCCAAATTTGCTGTTCAGCGTGGATGATGGTGTTATAACTATGAAGTCTCAAAGCACGTTCAAAACGACAGAGATGAAGTTCAAATTAAACGAGGAGTTCGATGAGACCACAGCAGATGACCGAAAAACGAAG ACCTCGATGACTCTAGAGAACGGTAAACTTGTGCAGAAGCAGTCCTGGGATGGCAAGACCACAATACTGGAGCGGGAGATTAAAGACGGAAAACTCATAGCG AAATGCACAATGGATGATGTTGTGGCGGTGAGGATCTATGAGAAGGAGGCATGA